TGCTCAGCGCGAAGTTGCCGGTGAAACACATGCCGATGGCGCCCACGCCGGGTCCACCGCACTCCTCGTGCGCGAGGCGGGCGAGCGCCCGCAGCCATCGGGTCACGGGGCTCGACTCGCTCGCCGCGAGCGCACGGAACTCGGCGCTCACGCACGCACCCTTCAGCACGGCGAGCCCTTCCTCCGCACGAGGGTAGGCGCCGTCCCTGCCGAACAACGAGGGCATGTAGACGGTGAAGCCGGCGTCTCTCACCCAACGTGCGAAGCGCGCGACGTGCGGGCTGATGCCGGGCATCTCGGCCATGACGATGACGCCAGGGCCGCGGCCCGCGACGTAGACGGCCCGCGTGGCCCCTTCGAGCGTGATCGGGCGGTGCTCGAAGTCGTGGAGAGGGTCGTCGGCGGTCGATTCGGCAACAGGAGCGGTCATGCCTGGAACCTGCCTCGAAGAAGCGGCCGCAACCAGTGGCAGGAATGACATTCTTCGGTCTATTCTTGCCATCGTGATCACGCACGTGTTGCTCGACGGAGTGTCCGACGGCTCGCTGGGCGTCGGCCTGGACGTGGTCGGCACTGCCGCTCAACTCGCGGAGGCCGGACTTGCCGCTGGTCCCATCCGAGCGACGTCGTTGCGACAGCGCGTAGTGTCGCTCGACGGCCGGCCGGTGCGCTCGGGGACGGGCCGCTCCGTCGCGGTGGACGGCGCGCTCAGCGTC
The Vulgatibacter incomptus DNA segment above includes these coding regions:
- a CDS encoding dienelactone hydrolase family protein, giving the protein MTAPVAESTADDPLHDFEHRPITLEGATRAVYVAGRGPGVIVMAEMPGISPHVARFARWVRDAGFTVYMPSLFGRDGAYPRAEEGLAVLKGACVSAEFRALAASESSPVTRWLRALARLAHEECGGPGVGAIGMCFTGNFALSMMLEPAMLAPVLCQPSLPLDQPGAIQIAPEETAAVKARLEREGLTVRAYRFEGDRFCTAQRFAAYAAALGPRFEPRVLPSTAANTNPPPFFAQVIGGPHSVVTAHLIDAAGEPTRAARDEILEFFAQRLRVARDRE